One Microvirga thermotolerans DNA window includes the following coding sequences:
- a CDS encoding sensor domain-containing diguanylate cyclase: MPIDHSQEAGPARRFRPSQLPRPASIRLLQTFIILVCAAILGLEGWRDLTEHEKALEDAEVQMANLARSLRQHAEDTFEMTDYALAAVIDLLQANGTSREAMENLHSVLVNRVSLLPRIREIAVYGPDGSWLASSSQEILPDKSNQGDKGFFVHHRNSLSRRPYFAPPDRSRPLGERITTISRRFSKPDGSFGGVVVAVLDPSYFVRFYSQFDIGKHGSITLLSKDGTLLARVPYLETYPGVEPSRASPIVERLSRSPSGSFRLHSPIDGVSRVLGYDSGSYFPFFVVAGVSRSEALADWRREILVRGTGIGILVGAIGILGWRLVVQSRRRERAEAKLAILARTDGLTGLANRRSFDEQLAKEWYRSVRDRAPLSLVLVDIDRFKQFNDTYGHQAGDDCLRAVARAVRQVARRPADLPARYGGEEIVLLLPATGPEGAAKIAERLRSSVEAMAIPHAGNQPKGVVTVSVGTATLHLKPETAGERCDTLISLADSALYDAKRQGRNRVVMAAPGAIPA; the protein is encoded by the coding sequence TTGCCGATCGACCATTCACAGGAGGCTGGGCCGGCACGGCGATTCCGCCCTTCCCAACTGCCGCGCCCCGCCTCGATCCGCCTTCTGCAGACGTTCATCATCCTCGTATGCGCCGCCATTCTCGGCCTCGAAGGATGGCGGGACCTGACCGAGCACGAGAAGGCCCTGGAGGACGCGGAGGTTCAGATGGCGAACCTCGCCCGCTCTCTGCGGCAGCACGCCGAAGACACGTTCGAGATGACCGATTACGCGCTCGCGGCCGTGATCGACCTGCTCCAGGCCAACGGAACGTCTCGCGAGGCGATGGAGAACCTCCACTCCGTTCTGGTCAATCGCGTGTCGCTGCTGCCGCGCATAAGGGAGATCGCCGTCTACGGCCCGGACGGGAGCTGGCTCGCAAGCTCGTCCCAGGAGATCCTCCCGGACAAGTCCAACCAAGGCGACAAGGGCTTCTTCGTCCATCACAGAAACAGCCTGAGCCGGCGTCCCTATTTCGCGCCCCCCGACCGCAGCCGGCCGCTCGGCGAGCGGATCACCACCATCTCCCGCCGTTTCAGCAAACCGGACGGCTCGTTCGGGGGCGTGGTCGTCGCGGTGCTGGATCCCAGCTATTTCGTCCGCTTCTATTCGCAGTTCGACATTGGCAAGCACGGTTCGATCACGCTGCTCTCCAAGGACGGAACGCTTCTGGCCCGCGTTCCCTATCTGGAGACCTACCCGGGCGTCGAGCCGTCGAGGGCATCGCCTATCGTGGAGCGTCTGTCGCGCTCCCCTTCGGGCTCGTTCCGCCTCCACTCTCCCATCGATGGGGTAAGCCGCGTCCTCGGCTACGACAGCGGCAGCTATTTCCCGTTCTTCGTCGTGGCCGGGGTGAGCCGTTCCGAGGCGCTCGCGGACTGGCGGCGCGAGATCCTGGTTCGCGGCACGGGCATCGGGATTCTTGTCGGGGCCATCGGGATCCTCGGCTGGCGGCTCGTCGTTCAGTCGAGGCGGCGCGAGAGGGCCGAGGCCAAGCTCGCCATTCTCGCCAGGACGGACGGGCTGACGGGCCTCGCCAACCGGCGCAGCTTCGACGAGCAGCTGGCCAAGGAATGGTACCGCTCCGTCCGAGACCGGGCACCCTTGTCCCTGGTTCTGGTGGATATCGATCGCTTCAAGCAGTTCAACGACACCTACGGTCACCAGGCGGGCGACGATTGCCTGCGCGCCGTCGCCCGGGCGGTCCGGCAGGTGGCCAGAAGGCCGGCCGACCTCCCAGCCCGGTACGGTGGAGAGGAGATCGTGCTGCTGCTTCCCGCTACGGGACCGGAAGGCGCCGCCAAGATCGCCGAGCGGCTTCGCTCGTCGGTCGAGGCCATGGCCATTCCCCATGCGGGGAACCAGCCGAAGGGGGTCGTGACGGTCAGCGTCGGGACGGCGACGCTCCACCTGAAGCCCGAAACCGCAGGCGAGCGGTGCGATACGCTCATATCCCTGGCGGACAGCGCCCTCTACGACGCCAAGCGGCAAGGCCGGAACAGGGTGGTAATGGCGGCCCCCGGCGCAATCCCCGCCTGA
- a CDS encoding ETC complex I subunit → MPARIYKPAKAATQSGLARTKQWLLVFEQDKPREIEPLMGWTSSGDTRQQLRLWFDTKEEAVAYAEREGIEYRVEEPHEVKRRTMAYSDNFKFNRVGPWTH, encoded by the coding sequence ATGCCCGCACGGATCTACAAGCCCGCCAAAGCCGCCACGCAGTCCGGCCTCGCCCGCACCAAGCAATGGCTTCTCGTTTTCGAGCAGGACAAGCCGCGCGAGATCGAGCCCCTGATGGGCTGGACCAGCTCCGGGGATACGCGCCAGCAGCTCCGCCTGTGGTTCGATACGAAGGAAGAGGCGGTCGCCTACGCCGAACGCGAGGGGATCGAGTACCGCGTCGAGGAACCCCACGAGGTGAAGCGACGCACCATGGCCTATTCGGACAACTTCAAGTTCAATCGCGTCGGCCCCTGGACCCACTGA
- a CDS encoding DUF192 domain-containing protein: MTGRARSVALGLALAVLAAVPALAQQALESLAIVTQGGQRQSFQVEVARNDADRAQGLMYRRSMPANQGMLFDFGRVQPVSMWMQNTYLPLDMLFIRPDGTIARIAANTEPLSTRTIPSGEPVLAVLELNAGTAARLGIRAGDRVEHPLFRR; encoded by the coding sequence ATGACCGGTCGCGCCCGAAGCGTTGCCCTGGGCCTTGCGCTCGCCGTCCTGGCCGCCGTTCCCGCCCTGGCCCAGCAGGCATTGGAGAGCCTCGCTATCGTGACCCAGGGCGGCCAGCGCCAGTCCTTCCAGGTCGAGGTGGCGCGCAACGATGCCGACCGGGCGCAGGGCCTCATGTACCGCCGGTCCATGCCCGCCAACCAGGGCATGCTGTTCGATTTCGGTCGCGTTCAGCCCGTCTCCATGTGGATGCAGAACACCTATCTGCCGCTCGACATGCTCTTCATCCGGCCCGACGGGACCATCGCCCGCATCGCGGCGAACACGGAACCTTTGTCCACCCGCACCATTCCCTCCGGCGAGCCGGTCCTGGCCGTTCTCGAGCTCAATGCGGGAACGGCGGCCCGGCTGGGGATCAGGGCCGGCGACAGGGTGGAGCACCCGCTGTTCAGGCGCTGA
- a CDS encoding cold-shock protein, with protein sequence MTNDYSSNPFQTRGLSSSVEQGRRDVAENPSEEKSLELIQVSGRIKWFDVAKGFGFIVPDNGLPDVLLHVTCLRRDGYQAANEGARIVVEAVQRPRGLQALRIISLDDSTALHPSELPLPRTHVQVVPTSGLEPAVVKWFNRLRGFGFLTQGEGRPDIFVHMETLRRYGIAELKPGDRVFVRFGDGSKGLMAAEVRLADMALPHSH encoded by the coding sequence ATGACTAACGATTACAGCTCCAACCCATTTCAAACGCGGGGACTTTCATCCTCGGTCGAACAGGGGCGCCGCGACGTTGCCGAGAATCCCTCGGAGGAGAAATCCCTCGAACTCATCCAGGTCAGCGGGCGGATCAAGTGGTTCGACGTGGCCAAGGGCTTCGGCTTCATCGTTCCCGACAACGGGCTTCCCGACGTTCTCCTGCATGTGACCTGCCTGCGCAGGGACGGCTATCAGGCCGCGAACGAAGGAGCGCGCATCGTCGTCGAGGCCGTGCAGCGGCCCCGCGGCCTCCAGGCCCTGCGCATCATCTCGCTCGACGACTCGACGGCGTTGCACCCCTCCGAGCTTCCCCTGCCGCGCACCCATGTCCAAGTGGTCCCGACCAGCGGCCTCGAGCCCGCCGTGGTGAAGTGGTTCAACCGCCTTCGTGGCTTCGGTTTCCTGACGCAGGGTGAGGGGCGACCCGACATCTTCGTGCACATGGAGACTCTCCGGCGCTACGGCATCGCCGAACTGAAGCCGGGCGACCGGGTGTTCGTCCGGTTCGGCGACGGCTCGAAGGGTCTGATGGCGGCCGAGGTGCGCCTCGCCGACATGGCCCTGCCGCACTCGCACTGA
- a CDS encoding SIR2 family NAD-dependent protein deacylase, which yields MFMTDPLATSMARLREMVEEADVIAGFTGAGISTESGVPDFRSPDSPWLKNRPIPFEAFVRSEEARREAWRRKFVMDDLYRGARPNRGHRAIASLVESGRMPAVITQNIDGLHQASGIAEDRVIELHGNGTYAACLSCGRRHELAWVRARFEQTGDGPRCEACDGIVKSATISFGQSMPELPLRKSVRLAMTCDLFLVVGSSLVVHPAASLPVMAKENGARLVIVNRDPTPLDGIADLVIHGEIGPVLSGFIPDREA from the coding sequence ATGTTCATGACCGATCCCCTTGCGACGTCAATGGCGAGGCTCAGAGAGATGGTGGAGGAAGCCGACGTGATCGCCGGCTTCACCGGAGCCGGCATCTCGACGGAGAGCGGCGTGCCCGATTTCCGCTCCCCCGACAGCCCCTGGCTGAAGAACAGACCCATTCCCTTCGAGGCATTCGTCCGAAGCGAGGAGGCGCGGCGGGAAGCATGGCGGCGCAAGTTCGTCATGGACGATCTCTATCGGGGAGCGCGTCCGAACCGCGGGCACCGCGCCATCGCATCCCTCGTCGAATCGGGACGGATGCCGGCGGTGATCACGCAGAACATCGACGGCCTGCATCAGGCGTCGGGGATCGCGGAGGACCGCGTCATCGAGCTTCACGGGAACGGCACCTATGCCGCATGCCTGTCGTGCGGACGCCGCCATGAACTCGCGTGGGTCCGGGCGCGCTTCGAGCAGACGGGAGACGGGCCCCGGTGCGAGGCCTGCGACGGCATCGTCAAGTCGGCGACGATCTCCTTCGGTCAGTCCATGCCGGAGCTTCCCTTGCGGAAGTCTGTCCGCCTCGCCATGACCTGCGACCTGTTTCTCGTCGTCGGCTCGTCCCTCGTGGTCCACCCGGCGGCGTCCCTGCCCGTCATGGCGAAGGAGAACGGCGCCCGCCTCGTCATCGTGAACCGGGACCCGACACCGCTCGACGGCATCGCGGACCTTGTCATCCATGGAGAAATCGGTCCCGTTCTCTCGGGATTCATTCCGGATCGCGAGGCATAA
- a CDS encoding DUF1624 domain-containing protein, giving the protein MTAISSPAKAVAAQRWDAIDVARGIAIAAMIVYHFSWDLSFLKLVATDIVAVPAWRWFARAIAGSFLFLAGAGLVLAHVQGLRKEAFLRRLAKVGGAALLITAVTYVAFPESYIFFGILHCIALSSVLALPFLRLPAPAVLASAALCLTLSWILTDPSFDTPWLDWLGLGASDPVTNDYVPIFPWFGLVLAGVASAKAILPHAETLRLARWRAADRVSRLLAWAGRKSLPIYLLHQIVLLGVLFGVLQLTGPSPLAEARPFIAECEASCLAQNGQAGTCRALCSCVVDELRRTDIWRRVIDDLVEPEDRTRISRMAQQCLRRKEP; this is encoded by the coding sequence GTGACCGCGATTTCCTCTCCGGCCAAGGCCGTTGCCGCGCAGCGCTGGGACGCCATCGACGTCGCTCGCGGAATCGCGATCGCGGCGATGATCGTCTACCATTTCAGCTGGGACCTGAGCTTTCTCAAGCTCGTCGCCACCGACATCGTCGCCGTGCCGGCATGGCGCTGGTTCGCCCGGGCCATTGCGGGCTCCTTCCTGTTCCTCGCGGGCGCCGGCCTCGTCCTGGCGCACGTTCAGGGCCTGCGGAAAGAGGCGTTCCTGCGCAGGCTCGCCAAGGTCGGAGGCGCGGCGCTTCTCATCACGGCCGTCACCTATGTCGCCTTTCCGGAAAGCTACATCTTCTTCGGCATCCTGCACTGCATCGCCCTATCGAGCGTGCTCGCCCTGCCCTTCCTGCGTCTGCCTGCGCCGGCCGTGCTGGCTTCCGCCGCTCTGTGCCTCACCCTGTCGTGGATCCTGACCGACCCGTCCTTCGATACGCCCTGGCTGGACTGGCTCGGCCTCGGCGCGTCCGACCCCGTGACGAACGACTACGTGCCGATCTTTCCCTGGTTCGGGCTCGTGCTGGCGGGCGTGGCCTCTGCGAAGGCGATCCTGCCGCACGCGGAAACCCTGCGCCTTGCGCGCTGGCGGGCAGCGGACCGGGTGTCCCGCCTGCTCGCCTGGGCCGGGCGCAAGAGCCTGCCGATCTACCTCCTCCACCAGATCGTCCTTTTGGGGGTGCTTTTCGGCGTTCTGCAGCTGACCGGCCCCAGCCCGCTTGCCGAGGCGCGGCCCTTCATCGCCGAATGCGAGGCAAGCTGCCTGGCCCAGAACGGACAGGCCGGGACCTGCAGGGCCCTCTGCTCTTGCGTCGTCGACGAACTGCGGCGGACCGACATATGGCGGAGGGTGATCGACGATCTCGTCGAGCCGGAGGACCGGACCCGGATCTCGCGGATGGCGCAGCAATGCCTCCGCCGGAAGGAGCCGTGA
- a CDS encoding Lrp/AsnC family transcriptional regulator yields MKTPAKTLGRTRKAALDRIDLSILKAMSENGRVTYQALSERVGLSPRPCLERVRRLEQKGVIRGYCALVDPMSLGHDIVALTGIGIRDPAPAARQRLEQALCAHPAVVELQMVNGEYDYIARIVAPTIVAYEALTEELLADPGLGIVRIHTTFVLKTLKAFEGYPIPESPR; encoded by the coding sequence ATGAAGACCCCCGCCAAGACGCTCGGCCGGACACGCAAGGCCGCTCTCGACAGGATCGACCTGTCGATCCTGAAGGCGATGAGCGAGAACGGGCGGGTGACGTATCAGGCGCTTTCCGAGCGCGTCGGGCTGTCGCCGCGGCCCTGCCTGGAGCGGGTGAGGCGCCTCGAGCAGAAAGGGGTCATCCGGGGCTATTGCGCCCTCGTCGACCCCATGTCCCTCGGGCACGACATCGTCGCCCTGACCGGGATAGGGATCCGCGATCCCGCCCCGGCGGCGCGCCAGCGGCTGGAGCAGGCGCTCTGCGCCCATCCCGCCGTGGTCGAGCTTCAGATGGTCAACGGGGAATACGACTACATCGCCCGCATCGTCGCGCCGACCATCGTCGCCTACGAGGCGCTGACGGAGGAACTGCTCGCGGATCCGGGGCTCGGCATCGTCCGGATTCACACGACCTTCGTCCTCAAGACCCTCAAGGCTTTCGAAGGCTATCCGATCCCGGAGAGTCCGCGGTAG